Genomic window (Candidatus Effluviviaceae Genus I sp.):
TGCACGAAGACCCCCATGCCGTTCCCGCTGATGTCGCATGACGAGAGCGTGAGGTTCAACGCATCGGAGACATAGACGCCGTCCCCGGACACCGCCGCGGAGTTGAACGAGACGTCGCACCGCGCCACCGTCACGTCCCACGCGCTCATCACGACGAGCCCGCCGCCGAAGGACGCCGTGTTCCCGACGATGTCGCAGTCATCGATCGTGGCGGGCCCGGTGGTGAGACAGACTCCGCCGCCCGTCCCTCCCTCGTTGCCCGAGATCAGGCACCGGCGCACGATGATGCCGGCGACGAGCTCCGTGGCGATGGCCCCGCCGGAACCGCGCGCGAGATTGCCCTCGAACTCGCAGTCGGTAACCACGGGCGTCCCACCGAGGAAGTACGCGCCCCCGCCCATGCCGGCGCTGTTGGCGGTGAAGCGGCAGCGGCGGATCACCGGCGCGCCGCCCACCGAGTGGAATCCTCCACCCT
Coding sequences:
- a CDS encoding right-handed parallel beta-helix repeat-containing protein, producing the protein MGGAPVIRRCRFTANSAGMGGGAYFLGGTPVVTDCEFEGNLARGSGGAIATELVAGIIVRRCLISGNEGGTGGGVCLTTGPATIDDCDIVGNTASFGGGLVVMSAWDVTVARCDVSFNSAAVSGDGVYVSDALNLTLSSCDISGNGMGVFVQGTPSAPMRASMNWWGDASGPYHPALNPGGLGDQVTDHVEFVPWALWPGGETLPAGVAFRSISPNPFSSSTAIAFSLDAPAKLRLAVYDAAGRLVAVLHDGLHAAGVGDVPWNGRDARGVAASSGVYFVRAAAEGSRALSRAVLVR